The DNA sequence CCGGCCGTTTCGTCGCCGGCCGAACGGACGTGCACCTGACACCGCTGCTGACAATGCTGCATGCGCTCGGCGATGAGCTGGATGCACTGCATGCCGCCACCCATGAACACTTGTGGTCGGTGTTTCGCATGCGCGTAGCCCTGTTGATCGTGGTGTCGTTTCTGGAGCGACATGGCAACGATTTACAGCCCGACAGTTCTGAAGGGGAGCCCGTCCTTGCCCATTGATTTCGAGATCGGCGGCGTTTACCTGCCTCCCATCGCACAGGCCCTGCTACTGGCCATACCGGTTTTTCTGCTGCTCGATTGGGGTTTGCGCCGGCTTGGCGTCCTGCGTTTTGTCTGGCACGAGGCGCTGTTCGAAGGCGCCTTGTACGCCTGTGTATGCGCCGCACTGATTTTGCTGATGGGAGCCTGAAACCTTGAAGACGTTGCTCACTCGATTGACGACATTGGCGGTGGTGCTGCTGGCGATCGTGCTCGGCTGGTTTGCCTGGGAGCATTACACCAGGGCGCCGTGGACGCGGGACGCGCGGGTGAGGGCGGATGTGGTGACGCTGTCGGCAGACGTCTCGGGCCGCATCGTCACGCTCTCGGTGCAGGACAACCAGCATGTCGACAAGGGTCAGTTGCTGCTGGAGATCGATCCGGCTCGCTACAGCCTCGCCGTCGAGCATGCGAAACGCTCGGTGGAGGTCTCGAAGGCCACGCTCGGGCAGTCGCAAGCGGCCATTGTCGCCAGCGAGGCGCTGCTCAAACAACGCCAGAGCGAAGAACGCCGCCGACGCACGCTCAAACAAGGGTTCGCGATTTCCGGGGAAGAGTGGGAGAAGTCCAGCACCGATGTCGCGGTAGCCCAGGCCGATCTGTTGCGCAATCAGGCGAATCTCGGTTTGGCCGAAGCCAACGTGCAGTTGGCGATTGCCGCGCTGACCCAGGCTGAGCTGGATCTGCAACGCACCCGAGTCGAAGCGCCGGTCAGCGGTTATGTCACCAATCTGTTGACCCGACAGGGGGATTACGCAGTGGCCGGCGGCGCCTTGCTGGCGCTGGTGGACAGCAGCTCCTTTTATGTCAGCGGCTATTTCGAGGAAACCAAGTTGCCAAGGATCGAGGAGGGGGATCGGGTGCGGATCGAATTGATGAGCGGGGAAAAATTCGGCGGCACCGTGCAAAGCATCGCCTTCGCCATTGCTGACCGGGAAAACGCGCAAGGCAGCCGATTGCTCGCCAACATCAACCCCAGCTACACCTGGGTGAAACTGGCGCAACGGGTACCGGTGCGGATCGGCATCGATCCCGATTACGCAGGCAAGGACCGACTGAGAGCCGGCACTACCGCGACGGTCACAGTGCTGGAAAACCGAGAACGACAGGCACAAAAAAGCCCCGCGACCGAATGATACGCGGGGCAAAAAATTTGGTTGGTTGCGGCCAACCAAAGGAGCTCTTTAAAAACTGTTACTTGCTGGCGACCGTCTCCGGCTGCCAGCCGCCACCGAGGGCCTTGTAGATCGCGACGATGCCGCGGTACAGATCCACTTCGGCCTGGGCCTGGCTGTCTTCGGCGTTCAAGCGTTCACGCTGGGCGTCGAGCAACACCAGGAAATCGGTGGTGCCTTCGCGGTAGCGAATCTCGGCGAGGTCGGCGGCCTTGCGGCTCGATTCGCTCTGACGGATCAGCGAGATCAGACGTTGCTGACGTTTGCCGTAATCACTGAAGGCGTTTTCCGACTCTTCCAGCGCGAGCAAGACTTGCTGCTCGTAGGTCGCCAGTGCGCCTTCGGCATCGGCATCGGCGCCGCGCAGACGGGCCCGCACGCTGCCCAGGTCAAACGCTGCCCAGGTGATGCTCGGGCCCAGTGCCCAGGCGTTGGCCGCCGAGGACCCGATCTGCGAACCACGCCCGGCCGTCCAGCCGAGGAAACCGCTGAGGCTGACCCGAGGAAACAGGTCCGCTTTGGCCACACCGATACGCGCCGTGGCCGAAGCCAGTTTGCGTTCGGCGCTGAGGATGTCCGGACGACGCTGCAGCAG is a window from the Pseudomonas gozinkensis genome containing:
- a CDS encoding biotin/lipoyl-binding protein, which codes for MKTLLTRLTTLAVVLLAIVLGWFAWEHYTRAPWTRDARVRADVVTLSADVSGRIVTLSVQDNQHVDKGQLLLEIDPARYSLAVEHAKRSVEVSKATLGQSQAAIVASEALLKQRQSEERRRRTLKQGFAISGEEWEKSSTDVAVAQADLLRNQANLGLAEANVQLAIAALTQAELDLQRTRVEAPVSGYVTNLLTRQGDYAVAGGALLALVDSSSFYVSGYFEETKLPRIEEGDRVRIELMSGEKFGGTVQSIAFAIADRENAQGSRLLANINPSYTWVKLAQRVPVRIGIDPDYAGKDRLRAGTTATVTVLENRERQAQKSPATE
- a CDS encoding DUF1656 domain-containing protein, whose product is MPIDFEIGGVYLPPIAQALLLAIPVFLLLDWGLRRLGVLRFVWHEALFEGALYACVCAALILLMGA